AGAATAAAAGGCGTTTTTATCACCTTTTTGCTCTTTTTCAGGCAGCTGATCACCCAGTCAATATCAGCACTTAATCTGTATTTTAAATCAAAAAAAGGTGCTATTTCCCGCCTGACAATAAAACTCTGGTGGCAAACCACCATCCCGTAACGCATCTTTTTCCAGTTCAGTTGCTCCGGTGCATTGTTATGTGTCAGCTTACTTAAAAGCCCGATTTCCTTTCCGTCTCTGTCTATCACAAGGGTATCACTGTACAGGATGTCGGCCTGAGAGAGATACGGTGAGATCTTATCAATCACTTCATTATCAGCAATTTCATCTCCGGCATTGATAAACCAGACAAACCTGCCTTTCGCCATTTTCAAGCCCTTGTTCATGGCATCATACAGCCCTTCATCAGGTTCACTGACCAAAACATCTATTTGTTTCCTGTATTTTTCAAGAATATCAAGGGTTGTATCCGTTGAACCTCCGTCAATAATCAGGTATTCAAAATGATGCCTGCTTTGATGAAGGATGCTTTTTATCGTCCGCTCAATATGTTCCTCTGCATTGAAAACGACCGTAATGATGGATATTTCAGGTAATTCCCCCTTCATTTTCTACGTTTTAATACGGTTGGTAGCCAGTCGCCAGAGATATTCCGGCAAATGCTTCATTTTAACTTTATAGTTAAATCTGACAAAGGCCCGGTATGCATTCTGAGAAATTTTCAATTCAATTTTCTCTAATTTGACCGAATCAGCAAGGTCTGTATCGAAAGCATCCGACCGGTAGGAGTTAACCCCAGACCTGTCGATTCCGGTATTGGCGACCAATGATTTGCCGGGGTGCAGACAAAGGCCATCCATGAGATAAATACTGGCATACCAGCGGATAAACCATGAATTGACATAGCCTTTCATATTCTTTTTCAGCATCCTGACATAATTGACGCTCCGGTTAATATCAAAACGGTATTTTCCTTTTTCGAGCACTTTTGGTAATAGTTCAGCAGCAGAGGGATTAAAATGTTCCCATGCCCTTTTCCAGGTAGCCCAACCCCAGCAGGTCGGTACAGGATAAAAGAATGTTTCCCCGAAATCTCCTTTCAGCCGTGGAATAAATCCTGCAATATGCATTACTTTTTCTTCATTCTCATACAGCAACAACGCTTCATTCATGTATTCCAGAAAACCAGCAGACAATATCAGGTCATCTTCCAGCACTATCACCTTGCCATAACGGCTGATCACATATTCAACACCTGAAATAATTGATTTTGAAAGCCCTTTGTTTTTTTCACTTTCAATAATTTCGACCGACCGGCACCATATTTCGCTGCGAATAATTTTCCTGACTTTTTCAATATTGAGGATTTGCTCAATGCTGAGACCGTGTTTGGGTCCGTCCGCAAAAATAAACAAACGGCTGTCTTTTGCCAGCTGGGCATTTTTCAGACTGTTCAATGTTTTAAGGGTATGTTCGGGTCTGTTGTAAACAAACAGACATATAGGGGCATAATTGTCAGTATTCAGTTTCATCACTAAAAACTGTATTCAATTCCAGCTGAATATTTTATCAGGTCGGGATACGCAACT
Above is a genomic segment from Sphingobacteriales bacterium containing:
- a CDS encoding glycosyltransferase, producing MKGELPEISIITVVFNAEEHIERTIKSILHQSRHHFEYLIIDGGSTDTTLDILEKYRKQIDVLVSEPDEGLYDAMNKGLKMAKGRFVWFINAGDEIADNEVIDKISPYLSQADILYSDTLVIDRDGKEIGLLSKLTHNNAPEQLNWKKMRYGMVVCHQSFIVRREIAPFFDLKYRLSADIDWVISCLKKSKKVIKTPFIL
- a CDS encoding glycosyltransferase family 2 protein codes for the protein MKLNTDNYAPICLFVYNRPEHTLKTLNSLKNAQLAKDSRLFIFADGPKHGLSIEQILNIEKVRKIIRSEIWCRSVEIIESEKNKGLSKSIISGVEYVISRYGKVIVLEDDLILSAGFLEYMNEALLLYENEEKVMHIAGFIPRLKGDFGETFFYPVPTCWGWATWKRAWEHFNPSAAELLPKVLEKGKYRFDINRSVNYVRMLKKNMKGYVNSWFIRWYASIYLMDGLCLHPGKSLVANTGIDRSGVNSYRSDAFDTDLADSVKLEKIELKISQNAYRAFVRFNYKVKMKHLPEYLWRLATNRIKT